The genomic region GACAGGCTCCCCCGGGTCTATCTTTTTCTTGATGCCATCGAGGCCCGCCTTCAGCATCACGGCGAGCGCCAGGTACGGGTTGCACGCCGGGTCCGGGCAGCGAAGCTCCGCCCTGGTGCCTAGGCCGCGGCGGGCTGGTATGCGGACCAGCGGGGAGCGGTTCTTCTCCGACCAGGCTATGTACACGGGCGCCTCGTAGCCGGACACAAGCCGCTTGTAAGAGTTTACCAGAGGGTTAGTTATGGCCGCATAGCCCCTGGCATGGGCGAGCAGGCCTCCAATGTAATACAGGGCCGTCTTGCTAAGCTGGTATTTCCCGTTCTCGTCGTAGAAGGCGTTCACGTTCTTGCCCTTGAAGAATAGTGACTGGTGGGTGTGCATGCCCGAGCCTGCCTTACCGAACAGGGGCTTTGGCATGAACGTTGCATGCAGGCCATACTGCATGGCTATCTTCCTCACCACGAACTTGAAGGTGACGATGTTGTCAGCGGTGGTGAGCGCGGGGGCGTACTTGAAGTCTATCTCGTGCTGGCCCTCACCTACCTCGTGGTGGGATGCCTCTATCTCGAAGCCCATGCCCTCCAGCGCGGTTACCATCGCCCTCCTTACCTCGTCGCCCATGTCGACGGGCGAAAGGTCAAAGTACCCGCCGTGGTCCTTTGAGTGGGTAGTAGGTAAATCCTCCCCATCCCTCTCGAATAGGTAAAACTCCGCCTCAGGGCCCGCGTTCATCGTGAAGCCCATGTTTTCGGCCTCTTTGATGACCTTCTTCAGGGTGTTCCTGGGGCAGCCCTCGAATGGAGTGCCATCGGGGTTATAGACGTCACAGATGAGCCTGGCCACGTTGCCATACTCGCTTTGCCAGGGTATGAGCGTAAAAGTGTTGATGTCCGGCTTGAGGTACATGTCGGACTCCTCTATCCTGACAAAGCCCTCTATGGAGGAGCCGTCGAACATGATCTCGTTATTTAGCGCCTTTTCTAGCTGCTTAACCGGGATCGCCACGTTCTTGGTGATCCCGAAAACGTCGGTGAACTGTAGCTTGACGAATTTTACCTTGAGCTCTTCGGCCTTCTTGAGAACGGTGTCTTTTGTGACTTTACTCATGTGGGAACCATTTAACTCGGCTGTCCATATTATTTTAACGTAGGAAATATATTTCCGGATTATAGGTCATAAAGCTTTGCAGTCTTCTGCTTTTTCTGGGCCTGTTCGCCTTCCCCTGATGCCCCTGGTTCCCGGGCTTCCAGCGCTATCCGCTTGAAAATAGATGCAACGTCTTCTTCCTCTGGCGGGGCCTGCTCTTCCTTCTTTGCCATCCTCGCAGCGAGCTTCGCCCTATCCGCCTCCATCTCCCCAAGCTTGACGCGTGCCTCGTTCACGTATTTATTCAGGTCCTCCACCTGCTGGCTGAGGCTTAATACCTGTGCCTTGAGGCTCTCAACCAGGCCATTGGAGCTTTCGAGCTGTGCCTTAAGCTTTTTGACCTCTATCTCCTTTTCGCTCAGTGAATATTTTAGTGACGTGTTTTCCGAGCTTAGCCTGAGGATCTCCGCGTTTTTTTGCTCGATGTCCGACAGGAGCTTTTTTACGAACCCGTCGTCCTGCTTTTCCGTCTTCTTTTCCTTTCTAGCCGGCTCGGGCTTCTGTTCAGGCTTCTTTTCAGTATCGTCCAGCATGGACATGATGTCGCTTAAGTCCAGCTTTGATTTGCCGCCGCCAGTGTCCGAATCCATGTCTTACCCCGGGGATAGCCCTACTGGGCCGTTACTTGATTGATTCTCCTCCACAATAAACCTTTTCATTCTCTTGCTGTGTTAAATATATACTTTTATTTCTAAGACTGGGGGGCTTCGCTTTGCTTTTTACTAGAGCGCTCCGCGCGGTCACTAGAGCGCTCCGCGCGGCGCATCCCATTCAGCCTCAAATAGAAGAACCATCTGCCCGACCATAATAATAGCCATCCATTCGCAACGTTTATATATTAAACATGATGTACTTTTTTATACATCAAGGTATAATTATGTGCATGGTGTGTGGATGAACTTCACAGACATCTTTCAGTCACGCAAGGAGGGCTACGTCCCGTTCGAGGGGGAAGTCATACGAGATAGAAAGCCCATAAGCCTCATCGGCTCGATAAAGATGGCGAGGCGGGAAGGCAGAAGTCCCGTAATAGCCGAGATAAAGCCGGCATCGCCCACAGCCGGGCTCCTGAGGCGAATAGACGACCCGGCAGCAATGGCCTATACCTTCAAGCAAAACGGGGCATGCGGCATATCGGTCCTCACCGAGCCAAAGTACTTCGGAGGCTCGCTGGAGAGCCTTAGAAAAGCCAAATGCGGGCTCCCAGTCCTCAGAAAGGACTTCATTTTTCATCCCTCCCAGATAAGGGAATCATACGCATATGGGGCTGACAGCGTGCTCCTCATCGCCTCTTTTTTTGATGAGGATGGCCTGGCTAAAATGGTAAAAGAATCACGGCACTATGGCATGGAGCCACTGGTGGAGGTCCATTGCGAGGGCGACGTGGAAAAGGCGAAGTCATCCGGCACAGCGCTGTACGCCATCAACAACCGGGACAAGGATACCCTGAAGGTCGACCTTTCCAGGACAGGGCGCCTTGCCCCTCTTATCAGGGGAGTGAAAGTAAGCGCTTCAGGCATAGAGACGCCAGAGCAGCTAAAGACGGTGCTTGAATATTGTGATGCCGCGCTCATCGGAAGCGCCCTGATGAGGCATCCTGAGCCGGGCAAAGCCCTACGAGCGATGGTATACGGGGGGCTATAGGTGCAGGAGTACGACTATAGCCGGCAGATATTAAGCACGGAGGCCATACTGGAAAGGCGGGAGAGGCCCCTGCTAGTCACGCCGGTCGTCGAAGCCGTCGATATGGATGTGAAGCCTCTTGACGCTTACCTCCGCCTGAAAAGGCCGGGAGCCTACTCCTTCCTGTTCGAGTCCGCAGATCTGGGATGCAAGTCCGCCCGATTCTCATTCGTAGGGAGCAGCCGGCAGGCAATAGCCATCAAGGACGGCCTCATAATGGTCAACGGAAAGCCCTTCACGTATGAAGGCGGCCCCGTGGCGCTCCTGAAAGACCTGATGGCAGGCTTCAAGCCATCAGAGCCGGTATTCATAGGAGACGAGGTGCCCTTGCCCGTGTTTTACGGCGGCCTGGCAGGGTACATCTCCTACGACTTCGTGAGGTATATCTACAATATTGGAGACAAGGCGCTCGACGACTTGGGCTGCATGGACGCCGGGCTTGCATTCGTGGACAGCCTGGCCGTATTTGATCATGCATCGAAGAGGCTTCTTTTAATCTCGAATTGCTTGTCCCGCGGCAGGCCAGGCCTCAACGGTGCCAGGGCGAGGCTGGCGGGCATGAAGGCGGCGCTCGCCAGGGGATACACGGCAACGCCGCCCACGGCGAAGGCGAAAAGGCTTGACGTAAAGTATTCCGTGACAAAGGAGCGCTTCGTAGAGATGGTAAAGCGAGCCAAGGAGTACATCCTCGACGGCGACGCCTTCCAGATAGTGCTCTCCCAGAGGGCTGAGGTCGAGGCCGACGTGGACCCGGTGGCACTGTACCAGGCCCTTAAGGAGATAAACCCATCACCGTACATGTATTTCCTCGAATATGGGGACACGGGCATCGTGGGCTCCAGCCCCGAAATCCTGGTCAAGGTCGAGGACAGGAAAATAACGGTACGCCCCATAGCCGGCACCAGGCGCAGGGGTAAGGATGCAGAGGAAGACGCCGAGCTTGAAAAGGAGATGAAGTCCGACCCGAAGGAGCTGGCCGAACACGTCATGCTCGTCGACCTGGGCAGGAACGACGTGGGCAAGGTCTCGAAGTTTGGAAGCGTGAGTGTGGACGATTACATGGCGGTGGAGAAGTACTCTCATGTTCAGCATATTGTGTCTAATGTCGTGGGGGAGCTGAGGGACGATAAGGACGCCATCGACGTACTTGCCGCCACGTTCCCGGCTGGCACCGTCTCCGGGGCGCCTAAGACCAGGGCCATGCAGATAATCGAAGAGCTTGAAGGGCGGAGGCGCGGATTGTATGCAGGCTGCGTGGGGTATTTTTGCTTTAACTCGAACTCCGACCTGGCAATCGCCATACGAACCGTCCTGCTAAAGAATGGTAAGGCGTACGTGCAGGCCGGGGCGGGCATCGTGATGGACTCGGTGCCTGAGAATGAGTACGTGGAATCTTTGAATAAGGGTGCGGCGATGCTCAGCGCCATCGGCCGCTCGCTCAGGGGAGGATAAAATGGTGAAAGTGCTAATAGTGGACAACGTAGACTCTTTCGTGTATAACCTATACCAGTATGTTGGAGAGCTTGGCGGAGAGCCAGAGGTGGTGCCCAACACCATAACGGTGGACGAGGTATTAAAGAGGGACCCGGATAGGATTATATTGAGCCCCGGGCCGGGCAGGCCTGAGGACGCCGGCTCCTGCGTCGAGATAATCCGAAAGCTGGGCTCAGAGATACCCATCATGGGCGTCTGCCTGGGCCATCAGGCCATAGGGGTCGCTTTCGGAGGCGTCGTGTCGAGGGCCCATGCCCCGCTTCACGGGAAGGCGACCAGGATAAGGCACGATGGCAGGGGCATATACACGGGCATAAGGCACTCAATCGTGGCGGCCCGATATCATTCGCTCGCCGTGAAGCAGAAAGGATTCCCTGACTGCTTAAAGGTCAGCGCCATGAGCGACGATGGGGAGATAATGGGCATAAGGCACAGGGAGTACCCCATAGAGGGGGTCCAGTTCCACCCGGAGTCAATCCTCACTGAGTATGGCCGGATACTGCTAAAGAACTTTTTATACAGGGGCGTGTGATATGGAGCAGCTAGCCGTACATGATATGAGGTACTATATCCAGCGGCTCGTCGAGCAGAAGGACCTGAGCGAGGAAGAGGCGGGCGAGGCGATGAGGCTGATAATGTCGGGCAAGGCCACCCAGTCCCAGATAGGCGGTTTCCTGACGGCGATGCGCATGAAGGGCGTCTCGGTTGCGGAGGTCACCGCCTTTGCCAAAACAATGAAAGAGTTCGCCTCGCGCATCTCCCCAAGGGTAGATGGCAGGCTGGTGGACATGTGCGGAACCGGCGGCGACGCCATCAAGACCTTTAACATAAGCACGACGGCGTCTTTCGTGGTGGCAGCGGCCGGCATACCGGTGGCTAAGCACGGTAACAGGTCGGTTACGTCAAAATCGGGGAGCGCGGACGTCCTGGAGGCGCTCGGCGCCAGGATAGACCTTAAGCCCTGCGAGGTAGAGCATTTAATAGAAGAGATTGGGTTTGGCTTCATGTACGCCCCCGTGTTCCACGGGGCGATGAAGCACGCCCTGGCCCCGCGCAAGGAGATCGGGATTAGGACCGTGTTCAACCTCCTCGGCCCGCTCACCAACCCCGCTTCGGCGAAGGCCCAGGTCATGGGGGTCTATGATGAGGAGCTAGTCATGCCCGTGGCCAATGTGCTTAAAAACCTGGGCGTGGAGAGGGCGATGGTGGTGCATGGCGCCGGCGGGCTGGACGAGGCGTCGACCTTCGGCCCCACGTACGTCTGCGAGGTGGACGACGGGCGCGTTAGGCAGTACACGCTGACCCCCGAGGAATTAGGGCTCGAAAAGGCGAGCGTGGCAGACCTGAGAGGAGGGGACGCGAAATTGAACGCCGAAATAGCCATGAAAATACTGGGAGGCGCTAGAGGCCCGAAGAGGGATGTCGTGCTCCTCAACGCATCGTGCGGCATCTACGTGGGAGGCAAGGCGTCTTCGCTACAGGAGGCCATGGGCGTCGCCGCAGAAAGCGTCGACTCCGGGGCGGCGCTTGAAAAGTTGAAAGAATATGTGGAGCGCTCCCGCCTGGAGGCATACGTTTGATAAAGGTCAAGATATGCGGCGTCCGGACCGTAGATGACGCCTTGAAATGCGTGGAATGCGGGGCCGACGCAGTTGGCATGCTATTGGCCCCGTCTCCGAGGCGCATCCCGATAGAGCGGGCACGGGATATCGAAAAGAGCCTGCCGCCCTTTGTCACCTCCGTGATAGTGCTTATGCCCGCGACGGTTGAGGAGGCTATAGAGGCGGTACATGAAATCGGGCCTGACGCGATACAGCTGCAGGGCGATGAATCTCCAGAAATGCTCGAAGAGATGAGGCGGGAGATCCCTGGCGTGCGCCTCATCAAGGCGGTCCATGTGGGCAGCGGAGGCGAGGTGGAGAAGGCGAGGATGTATGAGGGCGTGGCGGATGCCATACTGCTCGACACGATGTCCCCAAACAGGGGAGGTAGCGGCAAGACGCATGACTGGGCGGTATCTGCGAAGGTGGTGGATTCTATCAGGAAGCCCGTCGTGCTGGCCGGGGGGCTGAGGCCGGAGAACGTTGCAGAAGCGGTCAGGATGGTCAGGCCCTACGCCGTGGACGTGGCCAGCGGCGTAGAATCGCCGGGCCTGGTGAAGGACGTTGAGCTTATGAGGGAATTTATAAGGAACGCTAAGGAGGCTTTAGATGGCCGTTGAGGGCAGGTATGGGGAATATGGCGGCAGGTACGTGCCCGAGATGCTCGTGCCCGCCCTCCAGGAGGTGGAGGCGGCCTATAAAAAATACAGGGATGACAGGTCGTTCAGGGAGGAGCTTGATAGATACCTAAAGGAGTATGTGGGCAGGCCCACCCCGCTCACCCCCGCGAGGAACATGAGCGAGAAGTACGGCTTCAAGATTTATCTAAAGAGGGAGGACCAGGCCTTCACCGGGGCGCACAAGATTAATAATACGATGGGGCAGGCCCTGCTTGCGAAGCGGATGGGCAAGACGAGGCTCATCGCGGAGACGGGGGCGGGCCAGCACGGCGTGGCCACCGCGACGGCGGCCAGGGCGCTGGGCATGAAGTGCACTATCTATATGGGCGAGGTGGACATGGAGCGGCAGAGGATGAACGTGTTCCGGATGAGGCTTCTCGGCGCCGAGGTGGTGCCCGTGAGGAACGGGACGCGCACGCTGAAGGACGCGATAAGCGAGGCCATGAGGGCGTGGGTGACCTGCCTTGATGATACTCATTACCTGTTTGGCACCGCGTATGGCCCCCACCCGTTCCCTGCCATTGTAAGGGACTTTCAGAGCGTCATCGGCAGGGAGGCAAGGGGGCAGATACTCGAGGCGGAAGGGCGTCTTCCAGACGCGGTCGTGGCCTGCGTCGGGGGCGGCAGCAACGCCATAGGAATATTTTCGGGCTTTATAAATGATAAGGATGTGCGCCTGGTAGGCGTGGAGGCGGGTGGATGCGGCATATCTTCGGGTAAGCACGCAGCCAGGTTCCAGACCGGTAAGAAAGGAGTGCTTCACGGCTCTTATACTTATGTTTTGCAGGACCGCTACGGGCAGATACTGGACACGCACAGCGTGTCCGCGGGCCTTGACTATGCGGCCGTCGGGCCTGAGCACGCCCTTCTGAGGGACCTGGGACGCGCCGAGTATAGCTATGCCACGGATGATGAGGCCCTCTCCGCCTTTCAGGAGCTCGGCATGGTGGAGGGCATACTTCCAGCCCTTGAGTCCTCTCACGCGGTGGCCTGGGCCATTAAGAATAGGAGCGATTTCGGGGAAGGCGACGTGGTCATCATCAACCTCTCAGGGAGGGGAGATAAGGACGTGGAGACCGTGGCCAGGCACATGGGGGTGTCCGTCTGAGGCTCGAGGACAAGTTTGGGGAGCTGAGGGCGAAGGGCGAGGGTGCGCTTATCGCCTACATCACTCTGGGCGACCCTTCGCCCGAGGAGTCTTTCGTGCTGGCGCAGTCGCTCATCGATTCGGGCAGCGTTGACGTGCTTGAGCTTGGCATCCCTTTCTCTGACCCCATCGCCGACGGCCCGGTGATCCAGGCCGCCGTTGACCGTGCCCTTAAGGCGGGCATGAACACCGACATCGCCTTCGACCTCTCCCGTCGATTAAAGAAGAGCATACCCATAGTCTATCTAACGTACTATAATATCGTGCTTCAGCGCGGCGTGGAAAAATTCGTGGGCGATTGCGCCGATGCGGGCGTCTCGGGCATTATCATCGCCGACCTGCCCTTCGAGGAAAGCCGTGACGTAAGAAATTCATGCGCAAAATATGGCGTTGATTACATAAACATCGTGACCCCTAACACGCCGCCTGGCCGTATGAGAATAATATTGGAGGGCGCCTCCGGCTTCGTGTACGTCGTCTCGAACATGGGCGTTACCGGCGCCCGCCAGAGCCTGTCCATAGGCCTCAGGGACACAGTGTCCCGCACGATAGAGTGCGCTAACGGGGTGCCCGTTGCCGTGGGTTTCGGCATCTCAAAGCCAGCACACGTTAGCGAGGTCATCGGCATGGGCGCTGACGGGGCAATAGTGGGCAGCGCCATAGTCGATATGGCCGCCAGGAAGGCCGGCGTTCACGCAATCCTCGGCTATGTAAAAAAGCTGAAGGAAGGCACAATGCCCATCGCGCCTAAACCTGGAGTTAACGTTTCGTGAGATAAGCTTTATATAATTGCTTGGGAAGGATTTTCTTTTATGGCAGGTAATCGGTGGACCTTTAAGAAGTTGGCCTTCGTGGTCGGGCTAGCCCTCATGTCCATTTTAGCTTACTACGCGTTGCTGGACCTTGTTTCGCCTCATCCTCCTAAGGTGGAGCACCCCGTGCCGAGCGACCTGCCGCCCGGGGCAATAGTCTGTGAAGGAGGCTACGTCGTAATTCCCGCATATAACGTTAGCCTTACTCCTGAGGAAGCGGCCCACGCCGATTTCAATGGCACCGATGGGCAAGTCAGCTTCTTCGAGCTACCCTTGTGGATCCAGCTCAGATACCTCCCGATTGCATTCTTCGGAGCCATCACCACTTTCTGCGCGGCATTCTCAATAGTGCATAGGCTCAGGAGGCGCAACAACAATAATAAGCACACTATCCTGGCATTCGTTAAGGACAACCCGGGGTGCACGGCCCCGGAGCTCGCCAGAGACGCAAACATGAACATAGGCACAGTACGATACTACTTACAGCGGCTCGAGGACGAGGGCCGCATAGTGCTCGAAAAGATGGG from Methanocella conradii HZ254 harbors:
- the glnA gene encoding type I glutamate--ammonia ligase codes for the protein MSKVTKDTVLKKAEELKVKFVKLQFTDVFGITKNVAIPVKQLEKALNNEIMFDGSSIEGFVRIEESDMYLKPDINTFTLIPWQSEYGNVARLICDVYNPDGTPFEGCPRNTLKKVIKEAENMGFTMNAGPEAEFYLFERDGEDLPTTHSKDHGGYFDLSPVDMGDEVRRAMVTALEGMGFEIEASHHEVGEGQHEIDFKYAPALTTADNIVTFKFVVRKIAMQYGLHATFMPKPLFGKAGSGMHTHQSLFFKGKNVNAFYDENGKYQLSKTALYYIGGLLAHARGYAAITNPLVNSYKRLVSGYEAPVYIAWSEKNRSPLVRIPARRGLGTRAELRCPDPACNPYLALAVMLKAGLDGIKKKIDPGEPVNMNIYHLTEKQKKDLNIKSLPSNLNEALDELEADEVIRSALGEHIYENYMKAKRIEYDEYRVQVHRWEIEKYLSIY
- a CDS encoding indole-3-glycerol-phosphate synthase, with amino-acid sequence MNFTDIFQSRKEGYVPFEGEVIRDRKPISLIGSIKMARREGRSPVIAEIKPASPTAGLLRRIDDPAAMAYTFKQNGACGISVLTEPKYFGGSLESLRKAKCGLPVLRKDFIFHPSQIRESYAYGADSVLLIASFFDEDGLAKMVKESRHYGMEPLVEVHCEGDVEKAKSSGTALYAINNRDKDTLKVDLSRTGRLAPLIRGVKVSASGIETPEQLKTVLEYCDAALIGSALMRHPEPGKALRAMVYGGL
- the trpE gene encoding anthranilate synthase component I, which gives rise to MQEYDYSRQILSTEAILERRERPLLVTPVVEAVDMDVKPLDAYLRLKRPGAYSFLFESADLGCKSARFSFVGSSRQAIAIKDGLIMVNGKPFTYEGGPVALLKDLMAGFKPSEPVFIGDEVPLPVFYGGLAGYISYDFVRYIYNIGDKALDDLGCMDAGLAFVDSLAVFDHASKRLLLISNCLSRGRPGLNGARARLAGMKAALARGYTATPPTAKAKRLDVKYSVTKERFVEMVKRAKEYILDGDAFQIVLSQRAEVEADVDPVALYQALKEINPSPYMYFLEYGDTGIVGSSPEILVKVEDRKITVRPIAGTRRRGKDAEEDAELEKEMKSDPKELAEHVMLVDLGRNDVGKVSKFGSVSVDDYMAVEKYSHVQHIVSNVVGELRDDKDAIDVLAATFPAGTVSGAPKTRAMQIIEELEGRRRGLYAGCVGYFCFNSNSDLAIAIRTVLLKNGKAYVQAGAGIVMDSVPENEYVESLNKGAAMLSAIGRSLRGG
- a CDS encoding anthranilate synthase component II, with protein sequence MVKVLIVDNVDSFVYNLYQYVGELGGEPEVVPNTITVDEVLKRDPDRIILSPGPGRPEDAGSCVEIIRKLGSEIPIMGVCLGHQAIGVAFGGVVSRAHAPLHGKATRIRHDGRGIYTGIRHSIVAARYHSLAVKQKGFPDCLKVSAMSDDGEIMGIRHREYPIEGVQFHPESILTEYGRILLKNFLYRGV
- the trpD gene encoding anthranilate phosphoribosyltransferase, with translation MEQLAVHDMRYYIQRLVEQKDLSEEEAGEAMRLIMSGKATQSQIGGFLTAMRMKGVSVAEVTAFAKTMKEFASRISPRVDGRLVDMCGTGGDAIKTFNISTTASFVVAAAGIPVAKHGNRSVTSKSGSADVLEALGARIDLKPCEVEHLIEEIGFGFMYAPVFHGAMKHALAPRKEIGIRTVFNLLGPLTNPASAKAQVMGVYDEELVMPVANVLKNLGVERAMVVHGAGGLDEASTFGPTYVCEVDDGRVRQYTLTPEELGLEKASVADLRGGDAKLNAEIAMKILGGARGPKRDVVLLNASCGIYVGGKASSLQEAMGVAAESVDSGAALEKLKEYVERSRLEAYV
- a CDS encoding phosphoribosylanthranilate isomerase translates to MIKVKICGVRTVDDALKCVECGADAVGMLLAPSPRRIPIERARDIEKSLPPFVTSVIVLMPATVEEAIEAVHEIGPDAIQLQGDESPEMLEEMRREIPGVRLIKAVHVGSGGEVEKARMYEGVADAILLDTMSPNRGGSGKTHDWAVSAKVVDSIRKPVVLAGGLRPENVAEAVRMVRPYAVDVASGVESPGLVKDVELMREFIRNAKEALDGR
- the trpB gene encoding tryptophan synthase subunit beta, translated to MAVEGRYGEYGGRYVPEMLVPALQEVEAAYKKYRDDRSFREELDRYLKEYVGRPTPLTPARNMSEKYGFKIYLKREDQAFTGAHKINNTMGQALLAKRMGKTRLIAETGAGQHGVATATAARALGMKCTIYMGEVDMERQRMNVFRMRLLGAEVVPVRNGTRTLKDAISEAMRAWVTCLDDTHYLFGTAYGPHPFPAIVRDFQSVIGREARGQILEAEGRLPDAVVACVGGGSNAIGIFSGFINDKDVRLVGVEAGGCGISSGKHAARFQTGKKGVLHGSYTYVLQDRYGQILDTHSVSAGLDYAAVGPEHALLRDLGRAEYSYATDDEALSAFQELGMVEGILPALESSHAVAWAIKNRSDFGEGDVVIINLSGRGDKDVETVARHMGVSV
- the trpA gene encoding tryptophan synthase subunit alpha — protein: MRAKGEGALIAYITLGDPSPEESFVLAQSLIDSGSVDVLELGIPFSDPIADGPVIQAAVDRALKAGMNTDIAFDLSRRLKKSIPIVYLTYYNIVLQRGVEKFVGDCADAGVSGIIIADLPFEESRDVRNSCAKYGVDYINIVTPNTPPGRMRIILEGASGFVYVVSNMGVTGARQSLSIGLRDTVSRTIECANGVPVAVGFGISKPAHVSEVIGMGADGAIVGSAIVDMAARKAGVHAILGYVKKLKEGTMPIAPKPGVNVS
- a CDS encoding winged helix-turn-helix transcriptional regulator, with product MAGNRWTFKKLAFVVGLALMSILAYYALLDLVSPHPPKVEHPVPSDLPPGAIVCEGGYVVIPAYNVSLTPEEAAHADFNGTDGQVSFFELPLWIQLRYLPIAFFGAITTFCAAFSIVHRLRRRNNNNKHTILAFVKDNPGCTAPELARDANMNIGTVRYYLQRLEDEGRIVLEKMGKYKRIFVNSNTYNDMEKRIASHLRTEPTKTILASIMESPGINNQRLAEKLVMEKSLVYRYTRKLLEDGIITFEWDGTSKRYFIDASAKETLTRLMRAESVS